Proteins encoded in a region of the Papio anubis isolate 15944 chromosome 14, Panubis1.0, whole genome shotgun sequence genome:
- the LOC103877219 gene encoding uncharacterized protein LOC103877219, which translates to MEMASSEGPSAEMEGKQGSHAGSSLFAGTAILFPQGGADSHCLCLVCPAGQHSMAGSNLQCPMGFHCQDGVMTPWPGPTSTCRGLPELTDSEDCQQCPPGQEPGPQCSSCIFCSLRYFRGRSPSCQPCPSGSGTNDKR; encoded by the exons ATGGAGATGGCCAGCTCAGAGGGACCATCTGCAGAGATGGAGGGGAAGCAGGGCTCTCATGCAGGCTCTTCACTCTTTGCAGGAACAGCTATCCTCTTCCCCCAGGGTGGAGCTGACAGTCACTGCCTGTGCCTTGTCTGCCCGGCAGGCCAGCACTCCATGGCTGGGAGCAACCTGCAATGCCCCATGGGCTTTCA CTGCCAGGATGGAGTAATGACTCCATGGCCAGGCCCCACCAGCACCTGCCGTGGGCTCCCAGAACTCACAGACAGCGAGGACTGCCAG CAGTGCCCACCTGGACAGGAGCCAGGCCCACAGTGCTCCAGCTGCATTTTCTGCTCTCTGCGCTACTTCAGAGGCAGAAGCCCCAGCTGCCAGCCCTGCCCCTCAG GAAGTGGCACAAATGACAAGAGATGA